In Pseudomonas lalkuanensis, the following are encoded in one genomic region:
- the prmA gene encoding 50S ribosomal protein L11 methyltransferase — MPWLQVRLAITPEQAETYEDALLEVGAVSVTFMDAEDQPIFEPDLGTTPLWSHTHLLALFEADTDETALVAHLELLTGGALPAHQIERIEDQDWERSWMDNFQPMRFGRRLWIVPSWHDAPEPDAVNLLLDPGLAFGTGTHPTTALCLEWLDGQELDGCEVLDFGCGSGILAIAALLLGARQAVGTDIDPQALEASRDNASRNGIDPARFPVYLPADLPAKPAAVVVANILAGPLVSLAPQITSLVAPGGRLALSGILAEQAEEVRAAYADAFDLDPTAEKDGWVRISGVRR, encoded by the coding sequence ATGCCCTGGTTACAAGTTCGACTCGCCATCACCCCGGAACAGGCCGAAACCTACGAGGACGCCCTGCTGGAAGTGGGCGCCGTCTCGGTAACCTTCATGGATGCCGAAGACCAGCCGATCTTCGAGCCGGACCTGGGCACCACCCCGCTCTGGTCCCACACCCACCTGCTCGCCCTGTTCGAGGCCGATACCGACGAAACCGCCCTGGTGGCACACCTGGAACTGCTGACCGGCGGCGCGCTGCCGGCGCACCAGATCGAACGCATCGAAGACCAGGACTGGGAACGCAGCTGGATGGACAACTTCCAGCCCATGCGCTTCGGCCGCCGCCTGTGGATAGTGCCGAGCTGGCACGATGCCCCCGAGCCGGATGCGGTGAACCTGCTGCTGGACCCGGGCCTCGCCTTCGGCACCGGCACCCACCCGACCACCGCCCTCTGCCTGGAGTGGCTGGACGGCCAGGAGCTGGACGGTTGCGAGGTGCTGGATTTCGGCTGCGGCTCAGGCATCCTCGCCATCGCCGCGTTGCTGCTGGGCGCGCGCCAGGCGGTCGGTACCGATATCGACCCGCAGGCCCTGGAAGCCTCCCGCGACAACGCCTCGCGCAATGGCATCGACCCGGCACGCTTCCCGGTCTATCTCCCCGCCGACCTGCCCGCCAAACCCGCCGCAGTGGTGGTGGCGAACATCCTCGCCGGCCCGCTGGTTTCGCTGGCCCCGCAGATCACCAGCCTGGTGGCGCCTGGTGGACGCCTGGCGCTGTCCGGCATCCTTGCCGAGCAGGCCGAGGAAGTGCGCGCCGCCTACGCCGACGCCTTCGATCTCGACCCCACCGCGGAGAAGGACGGCTGGGTACGCATCAGTGGCGTGCGCCGCTGA
- the dusB gene encoding tRNA dihydrouridine synthase DusB, whose protein sequence is MSAVSIGPYALPNQVILAPMAGVTDQPFRQLCRRLGAGLVVSEMVTSDVRLWNSRKSRLRLLHEGDPEPRSVQIAGGDPEMLAEAARANVELGAQIIDINMGCPAKKVCNKAAGSALMKDEALVADILDAVVRAVDVPVTLKIRTGWDRSNRNGITVAKIAEQAGIQALAVHGRTRADLYTGEAEYDTIAAIKQAVSIPVFANGDIDSPQKARQVLDATGADALLIGRAAQGRPWIFREIAHYLATGEFLPAPGLIEVERILLEHLAALHAFYGEEMGVRIARKHVGWYLATLPGAREFRAKFNRLESTDAQCANVREFFAERHNEGEKAA, encoded by the coding sequence ATGTCGGCGGTTAGCATTGGCCCTTATGCCTTGCCCAATCAGGTGATCCTCGCCCCCATGGCGGGCGTGACCGACCAGCCGTTCCGTCAGCTTTGCCGCCGCCTCGGCGCCGGCCTGGTGGTATCGGAGATGGTCACCAGTGACGTGCGCCTGTGGAACAGCCGCAAGTCGCGGCTGCGCCTGCTCCACGAGGGGGATCCGGAGCCTCGCTCCGTCCAGATAGCCGGTGGTGATCCGGAAATGCTGGCGGAAGCGGCCAGGGCCAATGTCGAACTCGGTGCACAGATCATCGACATCAACATGGGCTGCCCGGCGAAGAAGGTCTGCAACAAGGCCGCCGGCTCGGCGCTGATGAAGGACGAGGCCCTGGTGGCCGACATCCTCGACGCCGTGGTCAGGGCCGTCGACGTGCCCGTCACCCTGAAGATCCGTACCGGTTGGGACCGATCGAACAGGAACGGCATCACCGTAGCGAAGATCGCCGAACAGGCTGGTATCCAGGCCCTGGCTGTCCATGGCCGGACCCGCGCAGACCTGTACACCGGCGAAGCCGAGTACGACACCATCGCGGCGATCAAGCAGGCGGTGTCCATTCCGGTCTTCGCCAACGGCGATATCGATTCGCCACAGAAAGCCAGACAGGTCCTCGACGCCACCGGCGCCGATGCCCTGCTGATCGGTCGAGCGGCCCAGGGGCGACCCTGGATCTTCCGCGAGATCGCGCATTACCTGGCGACCGGTGAATTTCTGCCGGCGCCGGGCTTGATCGAAGTGGAACGGATACTGCTGGAGCACCTGGCCGCACTGCACGCCTTCTATGGCGAGGAGATGGGCGTTCGCATCGCCCGCAAGCATGTCGGCTGGTATCTGGCAACCCTGCCCGGCGCCAGGGAGTTTCGCGCCAAGTTCAATCGTTTGGAGTCCACGGACGCGCAGTGCGCCAACGTTCGGGAGTTCTTCGCCGAGCGTCACAACGAAGGGGAAAAGGCCGCATGA
- the purD gene encoding phosphoribosylamine--glycine ligase, producing the protein MNVLIIGSGGREHALAWKVAQDPRVAKVFVAPGNAGTATEAKCENVAIDVLALEQLADFAEKNVQLTIVGPEAPLVKGVVDLFRARGLAIFGPTAGAAQLEGSKAFTKDFLARHQIPTAAYQNFTEVEPALAYLKEKGAPIVIKADGLAAGKGVIVAMTLEEAEAAVRDMLAGNAFGDAGSRVVIEEFLDGEEASFIVMVDGQNVLPMATSQDHKRVGDGDTGPNTGGMGAYSPAPVVTADVHQRVMDEVIYPTVRGMAEEGNVYTGFLYAGLMIDKNGAPKVIEFNCRFGDPETQPIMVRLESSLVLLVEAALAKALDKVEATWDPRPTVGVVLAAGGYPGDYTKGDVIEGLADAAALDGKVFHAGTAQKDGQIVTAGGRVLCATAIGASVSDAQQQAYRLAEKIRWNGCFYRKDIGYRAIARERGEG; encoded by the coding sequence ATGAACGTACTCATCATCGGCAGCGGCGGCCGTGAACACGCCCTGGCCTGGAAAGTGGCCCAGGACCCACGCGTTGCGAAGGTCTTCGTCGCCCCGGGCAACGCTGGCACCGCGACTGAAGCCAAGTGCGAGAACGTCGCCATCGACGTGCTGGCACTGGAGCAACTGGCCGACTTCGCCGAGAAGAATGTCCAGCTCACCATCGTCGGCCCGGAAGCGCCGCTGGTGAAAGGCGTGGTCGACCTGTTCCGCGCCCGCGGCCTGGCCATCTTCGGCCCCACCGCCGGCGCCGCCCAGCTGGAAGGCTCCAAGGCCTTCACCAAGGACTTCCTGGCCCGCCACCAGATTCCCACCGCCGCCTACCAGAACTTCACCGAGGTGGAGCCGGCCCTGGCCTACCTGAAAGAGAAAGGCGCCCCCATCGTCATCAAGGCCGACGGCCTGGCCGCCGGCAAGGGCGTGATCGTCGCCATGACCCTCGAGGAAGCCGAAGCGGCCGTGCGCGACATGCTCGCCGGCAACGCCTTCGGTGACGCCGGTTCCCGCGTGGTGATCGAGGAGTTCCTCGACGGTGAGGAAGCCAGCTTCATCGTCATGGTCGACGGCCAGAACGTGCTGCCCATGGCCACCAGCCAGGACCACAAGCGCGTCGGCGACGGCGATACCGGCCCGAACACCGGCGGCATGGGCGCCTACTCCCCGGCCCCGGTGGTCACTGCCGACGTGCACCAGCGCGTGATGGACGAAGTGATCTACCCGACCGTGCGCGGCATGGCCGAGGAAGGCAACGTCTACACCGGCTTCCTCTATGCCGGCCTGATGATCGACAAGAACGGCGCGCCCAAGGTCATCGAGTTCAACTGCCGCTTCGGCGACCCGGAGACCCAGCCGATCATGGTGCGCCTGGAAAGCTCCCTGGTCCTGCTGGTGGAAGCCGCCCTGGCCAAGGCCCTGGACAAGGTCGAAGCCACCTGGGACCCGCGCCCCACCGTAGGCGTGGTGCTGGCTGCCGGCGGCTATCCGGGCGACTACACCAAGGGTGACGTGATCGAGGGCCTGGCCGACGCCGCGGCCCTGGACGGCAAGGTGTTCCACGCCGGTACCGCGCAGAAGGACGGCCAGATCGTCACCGCCGGCGGCCGCGTGCTCTGCGCCACCGCCATCGGCGCCAGCGTGTCCGACGCGCAGCAGCAGGCCTATCGCCTGGCGGAGAAGATCCGCTGGAACGGCTGCTTCTACCGCAAGGACATCGGCTACCGGGCCATTGCCCGGGAACGCGGCGAAGGGTAA
- the aroQ gene encoding type II 3-dehydroquinate dehydratase, with protein MATLLVLHGPNLNLLGTREPDKYGATTLAEINQDLERRAREAGHHLMYLQSNAEYELIDRIHAARGEGVDFIIINPAAFTHTSVALRDAMLAVSIPFIEVHLSNVHKREPFRHHSYFSDVAVGVICGLGATGYRLALDAALEHLERP; from the coding sequence ATGGCCACCCTGCTCGTCCTGCACGGCCCCAACCTCAACCTGCTGGGCACCCGCGAACCCGACAAATACGGGGCCACCACCCTGGCGGAGATCAACCAGGACCTGGAGCGCCGCGCTCGCGAGGCCGGTCATCACCTGATGTATCTGCAGAGCAATGCCGAGTACGAATTGATCGACCGGATTCATGCGGCCCGCGGTGAAGGAGTGGACTTCATCATCATCAATCCTGCTGCTTTCACGCATACAAGTGTCGCCCTACGTGACGCGATGCTCGCAGTGAGCATCCCATTCATCGAAGTGCACCTGTCCAACGTGCACAAACGAGAACCTTTCCGCCATCACTCCTACTTTTCCGACGTGGCCGTGGGAGTGATCTGCGGTCTGGGTGCCACCGGCTACCGCCTGGCCCTGGACGCGGCGCTAGAACACCTTGAACGCCCCTGA
- the fis gene encoding DNA-binding transcriptional regulator Fis, protein MTTMTENFFDGATPVSDNANLKQHLTAPTAEGQTLRGSVEKALHNYFAHLEGAAVTDVYNLVLSEVEAPLLETVMNYVKGNQTKASEMLGLNRGTLRKKLKQYDLL, encoded by the coding sequence ATGACGACGATGACCGAGAATTTTTTTGATGGGGCAACACCCGTGAGCGACAACGCCAACCTGAAACAGCACCTGACGGCACCGACCGCAGAGGGCCAGACCCTGCGCGGCAGTGTCGAGAAGGCACTGCACAATTATTTCGCCCATCTTGAGGGCGCCGCCGTCACGGACGTGTACAACCTGGTGCTTTCCGAAGTGGAAGCGCCGCTGCTGGAAACCGTGATGAACTACGTCAAGGGTAACCAGACCAAGGCTTCCGAAATGCTCGGCCTCAACCGGGGCACGCTGCGCAAGAAGCTCAAGCAATACGACCTGCTCTGA
- a CDS encoding protein-disulfide reductase DsbD: MRRLLSLILLLVALPASAGLLDNRPNPTLGASLNNSADFLPVREAFRLSLVESTPTSVKLRFTNAEGYYLYRHRFQFRTEPADGGLGQPVLPAGKHKTDEYFGDVEVYYGVTDIDLPVDPARKAPTELRVTYQGCADKGLCYPPETEVIKLAAGAAGSSGSDIGSGTTGKAWSWHELALFFLAGLGLTFTPCVLPMLPILSGVVLRGQAGGSRGLVLSLAYVLPMAACFALLGALMGVFGAELNLQARLQSPWVLVPFAGFFTLFALAMFGLYELRLPRFISGPLDTLASSTRGGSIWSAALLGVLSSLLVSPCVSAPLAGALLYISASGDALGGGLKLFALGLGMGAPLVLFATGGGALLPKAGQWMVAVRNAFGVLLLAVAVWMLERVLPGPLALGLWGLLAGGVALFLGALEFTPKAPRERLAQLGGLILLVYAVAAWSGALKGESDPLRPLGRTHLVGAPSVAPASGDWQTIKTPAELTGALAAASSTGQPLLLDWYADWCISCKVIEREVLIAPEVTSQLDGYRLIRFDMTESNAEQRALLDRYKLFGPPAILFFDGKGDELVGLRVVGEVDAKAFAARLQQANASR, translated from the coding sequence ATGCGCCGCCTGCTGAGCCTGATCCTGCTGCTGGTGGCCCTGCCCGCCAGCGCAGGGCTGCTGGATAATCGCCCGAACCCCACCCTGGGCGCCTCCCTCAATAACAGTGCCGATTTCCTGCCGGTGCGCGAGGCCTTCCGCCTCAGCCTGGTAGAAAGCACCCCCACATCGGTGAAGCTGCGTTTCACCAATGCCGAGGGCTACTACCTCTACCGCCATCGCTTCCAGTTCCGCACCGAGCCCGCCGACGGCGGCCTGGGTCAGCCGGTGCTGCCCGCCGGCAAGCACAAGACCGACGAATACTTCGGCGATGTCGAGGTGTACTACGGCGTAACGGACATCGACCTGCCGGTGGACCCGGCGCGCAAGGCACCCACCGAACTGCGGGTGACCTACCAGGGCTGTGCCGACAAGGGCCTGTGCTATCCGCCGGAAACCGAGGTGATCAAGCTCGCCGCCGGTGCCGCCGGCAGCAGTGGCAGTGATATCGGCAGCGGCACCACCGGCAAGGCCTGGAGCTGGCATGAACTGGCCCTGTTCTTCCTCGCTGGCCTCGGCCTGACCTTCACCCCCTGCGTGCTGCCCATGCTGCCGATCCTTTCCGGCGTGGTGCTGCGCGGCCAGGCGGGCGGCAGCCGGGGACTGGTGCTGTCGCTGGCCTACGTGCTGCCGATGGCCGCCTGCTTCGCCCTATTGGGTGCGCTGATGGGCGTGTTCGGCGCCGAACTCAATCTTCAGGCGCGACTGCAATCCCCCTGGGTGCTGGTGCCCTTCGCCGGTTTCTTCACCCTCTTCGCACTGGCCATGTTCGGCCTCTACGAACTGCGCCTGCCGCGCTTCATCAGCGGTCCGCTGGACACCCTGGCCAGCAGCACCAGGGGCGGTTCGATCTGGAGCGCGGCCCTGCTCGGCGTGCTTTCCAGCCTGCTGGTATCCCCCTGCGTTTCCGCACCGCTGGCCGGCGCCCTGCTCTATATCAGTGCCAGCGGCGATGCCCTGGGCGGCGGCCTGAAGCTCTTCGCCCTGGGCCTGGGCATGGGCGCGCCCCTGGTGCTCTTCGCCACCGGCGGCGGCGCACTGCTGCCCAAGGCCGGCCAATGGATGGTCGCCGTGCGCAACGCCTTCGGTGTGCTACTGCTGGCCGTGGCGGTGTGGATGCTCGAACGTGTCCTGCCCGGCCCGTTGGCCCTCGGCCTCTGGGGCCTGCTGGCCGGCGGCGTGGCGCTGTTCCTCGGCGCCCTGGAATTCACCCCCAAGGCCCCTCGCGAACGCCTTGCGCAATTGGGCGGCCTGATCCTGCTGGTCTACGCCGTGGCCGCCTGGTCAGGCGCCCTCAAGGGAGAATCCGATCCGTTGCGCCCGCTGGGCCGCACGCACCTGGTTGGTGCGCCGTCCGTCGCCCCGGCCAGCGGGGATTGGCAAACCATCAAGACGCCGGCCGAACTCACCGGCGCCCTCGCTGCAGCCTCGAGCACTGGCCAGCCCCTGCTGCTGGACTGGTATGCCGACTGGTGCATTAGTTGCAAGGTCATCGAGCGTGAAGTCCTCATCGCCCCGGAGGTCACCTCGCAGCTCGACGGCTACCGCCTGATCCGTTTCGACATGACCGAGAGCAACGCGGAGCAACGCGCCCTGCTCGACCGCTACAAGCTGTTCGGACCGCCGGCCATCCTGTTCTTCGACGGCAAGGGTGACGAATTGGTCGGACTGCGTGTCGTAGGTGAAGTCGATGCCAAGGCCTTCGCCGCTCGTCTGCAACAGGCGAATGCATCGCGCTGA
- a CDS encoding DUF3426 domain-containing protein has translation MTDSFVTQCPHCQTSFRVSRAQLAVAHGAVRCGACLHVFNAAQQLLASQGQAATPASPKPKAPAATAPAPKPAAPQAPAAPAAAAAPVPSVAAVLKQPVAPQAKPPAQPAGGDTLWIHDDLDLDSLDLDEELAKLEQEEQRLSRDLLGPGAPVHNEAQPKPRHDEDWAEALLEAEEHTPSMTADADGDPEPDFELRAEPVAEPVSRAPAELPRPAPAPRTEPRLSMDLVEDEPGPDFSLGSARDDEPEDLRDDFDEDQDEPQVAEPARPQPQRSEPGLRDDGLLELSEEPLQLDWQEHKRPWGRWIGWTLLNLVAALALTGQYVWYHFDELARQDQYRPWFQQICPEIGCQMPSKVDIDLIKSSNLVVRSHPEFSGALVVDAILYNRAAFSQPFPLLELRFADINGQLLASRRFKPGEYLSGELAGQAEMPPQTPIHISLDILDPGTKAVNYSLSFHSPE, from the coding sequence ATGACCGACAGCTTCGTCACCCAGTGCCCGCATTGCCAGACCAGTTTCCGCGTCAGCCGCGCCCAGCTGGCGGTGGCCCACGGCGCCGTGCGCTGCGGTGCCTGCCTGCATGTGTTCAATGCGGCGCAGCAGTTGTTGGCGTCCCAGGGCCAGGCGGCCACTCCGGCATCTCCCAAACCCAAGGCACCCGCCGCCACCGCCCCGGCGCCCAAGCCGGCAGCCCCCCAGGCACCGGCAGCTCCAGCGGCTGCCGCAGCCCCGGTACCCAGTGTCGCCGCCGTGCTCAAGCAGCCGGTCGCCCCACAAGCCAAGCCACCGGCCCAACCGGCCGGTGGCGATACCCTGTGGATCCACGACGACCTGGATCTCGACAGCCTCGACCTGGACGAAGAGCTGGCCAAGCTGGAACAGGAAGAACAACGCCTGTCCCGCGACCTGCTCGGCCCGGGCGCCCCGGTGCACAACGAGGCGCAACCGAAACCGCGCCATGACGAAGACTGGGCCGAGGCCCTGCTGGAAGCCGAGGAACACACCCCCTCCATGACCGCAGATGCGGATGGGGACCCGGAGCCCGATTTCGAACTGCGCGCCGAGCCCGTTGCCGAGCCGGTCAGCCGCGCCCCGGCCGAACTGCCCAGGCCGGCGCCGGCACCACGCACCGAACCGCGCCTGTCCATGGACCTGGTGGAAGACGAGCCGGGCCCGGACTTCAGCCTGGGTTCCGCCCGCGACGACGAACCCGAAGACCTGCGTGACGACTTCGACGAAGACCAGGACGAACCTCAGGTCGCCGAACCGGCACGCCCGCAGCCCCAGCGCAGCGAGCCCGGCCTGCGCGACGACGGCCTGCTCGAGCTCAGCGAAGAGCCGCTGCAGCTGGACTGGCAGGAACACAAGCGCCCCTGGGGCCGCTGGATCGGCTGGACGCTGCTGAACCTGGTGGCCGCCCTGGCCCTGACCGGCCAGTACGTCTGGTACCACTTCGATGAACTCGCCCGGCAGGACCAGTACCGCCCCTGGTTCCAGCAGATCTGCCCGGAAATCGGCTGCCAGATGCCCTCCAAGGTGGACATCGACCTGATCAAGAGCAGCAACCTCGTGGTGCGCAGCCACCCCGAGTTCTCCGGCGCCCTGGTGGTCGACGCCATCCTCTACAACCGCGCCGCCTTCTCCCAGCCGTTCCCGCTGCTGGAACTGCGTTTCGCCGACATCAACGGCCAGTTGCTGGCCAGTCGCCGGTTCAAGCCAGGCGAATACCTTTCCGGCGAGCTGGCCGGACAGGCGGAAATGCCGCCGCAAACCCCCATTCACATCAGCCTGGACATCCTCGACCCGGGCACCAAGGCCGTGAACTACAGCCTCAGCTTCCACTCCCCAGAATGA
- the accB gene encoding acetyl-CoA carboxylase biotin carboxyl carrier protein: MDIRKVKKLIELLEESGIDELEIREGEESVRISRHSNKAIAAQPIYAAAPAPMAAPVAAAAPAAATEAAAPAAPKLNGNVVRSPMVGTFYRSPSPTTAAFVEVGQSVKKGDILCIVEAMKMMNHIEAEASGVIESILVENGQPVEYDQPLFTIV, translated from the coding sequence ATGGATATCCGTAAAGTCAAAAAGCTGATCGAACTGCTCGAAGAATCCGGTATCGACGAACTGGAGATCCGCGAGGGCGAAGAGTCCGTGCGCATCAGCCGTCACAGCAACAAGGCGATTGCCGCCCAGCCGATCTACGCTGCCGCGCCCGCGCCGATGGCTGCTCCGGTTGCAGCCGCTGCTCCGGCTGCTGCCACTGAAGCCGCTGCCCCCGCAGCGCCGAAGCTGAACGGCAATGTCGTGCGTTCGCCGATGGTCGGCACCTTCTACCGCTCGCCGTCCCCGACTACTGCTGCCTTCGTTGAAGTCGGCCAGAGCGTGAAGAAAGGCGACATCCTCTGCATCGTCGAAGCCATGAAGATGATGAACCACATCGAGGCCGAGGCCAGCGGCGTGATCGAATCCATCCTGGTGGAAAACGGTCAGCCGGTTGAGTACGACCAGCCGCTGTTCACCATCGTCTGA
- the accC gene encoding acetyl-CoA carboxylase biotin carboxylase subunit gives MLEKVLIANRGEIALRILRACKELGIKTVAVHSTADRELMHLSLADETVCIGPASAAQSYLSIPAIISAAELTGATAIHPGYGFLAENADFAEQVEKSGFAFIGPKADTIRLMGDKVSAKDAMKRSGVPTVPGSDGPLPEDEETALAIAREVGYPVIIKAAGGGGGRGMRVVFEEEELIKSAKLTRTEAGAAFGNSMVYLEKFLTNPRHVEVQVLSDGQGNAIHLGDRDCSLQRRHQKVLEEAPAPDIDEKARAEVLDRCVQACIEIGYRGAGTFEFLYENGRFYFIEMNTRVQVEHPVTEMVTGIDILKEMLSIAAGNKLSIKQEDVVIRGHALECRINAEDPDNFMPCPGKVNYFHAPGGNGVRVDSHLYSGYAVPPNYDSLIGKLITYGKDRDEAMARMRNALDEIVVDGIKTNIPLHRDLTRDKGFCKGGINIHYLEKKLGMDKH, from the coding sequence ATGTTGGAAAAAGTCCTGATCGCCAACCGTGGCGAGATTGCCCTGCGCATCCTGCGCGCCTGCAAGGAGCTGGGCATCAAGACGGTGGCGGTGCACTCCACAGCCGACCGTGAGCTGATGCACCTGTCCCTGGCCGACGAGACCGTCTGCATCGGCCCGGCTTCGGCCGCCCAGTCCTACCTGAGCATCCCGGCGATCATCAGCGCCGCCGAACTGACCGGCGCGACTGCGATCCACCCGGGCTACGGCTTCCTCGCCGAGAACGCCGACTTCGCCGAACAGGTGGAGAAATCCGGCTTCGCCTTCATCGGCCCGAAAGCGGACACCATTCGCCTGATGGGTGACAAGGTTTCCGCCAAGGACGCCATGAAGCGTTCCGGCGTACCGACCGTGCCGGGCTCCGACGGCCCGCTGCCGGAGGACGAGGAAACCGCCCTGGCCATCGCCCGCGAAGTGGGTTACCCGGTGATCATCAAGGCCGCCGGCGGCGGTGGTGGTCGCGGCATGCGCGTGGTCTTCGAGGAAGAAGAGCTGATCAAGTCGGCCAAGCTGACCCGTACCGAAGCCGGTGCAGCCTTCGGCAACTCCATGGTCTACCTGGAGAAGTTCCTCACCAACCCGCGTCACGTCGAAGTCCAGGTCCTGTCCGACGGACAGGGTAACGCCATTCACCTGGGCGACCGCGACTGCTCCCTGCAGCGTCGTCACCAGAAGGTTCTGGAAGAAGCCCCTGCTCCGGATATCGACGAGAAAGCCCGCGCCGAAGTGCTGGACCGCTGCGTCCAGGCCTGCATCGAGATCGGCTACCGCGGCGCCGGCACCTTCGAGTTCCTCTACGAGAATGGCCGTTTCTACTTCATCGAGATGAACACTCGCGTGCAGGTGGAGCACCCGGTTACCGAAATGGTCACCGGTATCGACATCCTCAAGGAAATGCTCAGCATCGCCGCCGGCAACAAGCTGTCGATCAAGCAGGAAGACGTGGTCATCCGTGGCCATGCGCTGGAATGCCGGATCAACGCCGAAGACCCGGACAACTTCATGCCCTGCCCCGGCAAGGTGAACTACTTCCATGCACCGGGCGGCAACGGCGTTCGCGTTGATTCGCACCTGTACAGCGGCTACGCGGTTCCGCCGAACTACGACTCGCTGATCGGCAAGCTGATCACCTACGGCAAGGATCGCGACGAAGCCATGGCGCGCATGCGCAATGCGCTGGACGAGATCGTCGTCGACGGGATCAAGACCAACATCCCGCTGCACCGCGACCTCACTCGCGACAAGGGTTTCTGCAAGGGTGGGATCAACATCCACTACCTGGAAAAGAAACTCGGCATGGACAAGCACTGA
- the purH gene encoding bifunctional phosphoribosylaminoimidazolecarboxamide formyltransferase/IMP cyclohydrolase, giving the protein MTDQTTRLPVRRALISVSDKTGIVDFARELAALGVEILSTGGTYKLLKDNGIAAVEVADYTGFPEMMDGRVKTLHPKIHGGILGRRDLDGAVMEQHGIKPIDLVAVNLYPFEATVAKPDCDLPTAIENIDIGGPTMVRSAAKNHKDVAIVVNASDYASVLDGLKAGGLTYAQRFDLALKAFEHTSAYDGMIANYLGTIDQARDTLSTEGRGAFPRTFNSQFVKAQEMRYGENPHQSAAFYVEAKKGEASVSTAIQLQGKELSFNNVADTDAALECVKSFLKPACVIVKHANPCGVAVVPENEGGIRKAYDLAYATDTESAFGGIIAFNRELDGETAKAIVERQFVEVIIAPKISAAAREVVAAKANVRLLECGEWSAERAAGWDFKRVNGGLLVQSRDIGMIAASDLKIVTQRAPSEQEIHDLIFAWKVAKFVKSNAIVYAKNRQTVGVGAGQMSRVNSARIAAIKAEHAGLEVKGAVMASDAFFPFRDGIDNAAKAGITAVIQPGGSMRDNEVIAAADEAGIAMVFTGMRHFRH; this is encoded by the coding sequence ATGACCGACCAGACCACCCGCCTTCCCGTTCGCCGTGCCCTGATCAGCGTCTCCGACAAGACCGGCATCGTCGACTTCGCCCGTGAGCTGGCTGCCCTTGGCGTGGAAATCCTCTCCACCGGCGGCACCTACAAGCTGCTCAAGGACAACGGCATCGCCGCCGTGGAAGTTGCCGACTACACCGGCTTCCCGGAAATGATGGACGGCCGCGTGAAGACCCTGCACCCGAAGATCCACGGTGGCATCCTCGGTCGTCGCGACCTCGACGGCGCGGTGATGGAACAGCACGGCATCAAGCCGATCGACCTGGTCGCGGTCAACCTCTACCCCTTCGAGGCCACCGTCGCCAAGCCTGACTGCGACCTGCCCACCGCCATCGAGAACATCGATATCGGCGGCCCGACCATGGTTCGCAGCGCCGCGAAGAACCACAAGGACGTCGCCATCGTGGTCAACGCCAGCGACTACGCCAGCGTCCTCGACGGCCTGAAAGCCGGCGGCCTGACCTACGCCCAGCGTTTCGACCTGGCCCTCAAGGCGTTCGAGCACACCTCCGCCTACGACGGCATGATCGCCAACTACCTGGGCACCATCGACCAGGCTCGCGACACCCTGTCCACCGAGGGCCGTGGCGCCTTCCCGCGCACCTTCAACAGCCAGTTCGTCAAGGCCCAGGAGATGCGCTACGGCGAGAACCCGCACCAGAGCGCGGCGTTCTACGTAGAAGCGAAGAAGGGCGAGGCCAGCGTTTCCACCGCCATCCAGCTGCAGGGCAAGGAACTCTCCTTCAACAACGTGGCCGACACCGACGCCGCGCTGGAATGCGTGAAGAGCTTCCTCAAGCCGGCCTGCGTCATCGTCAAGCACGCCAACCCGTGCGGCGTCGCCGTGGTACCGGAGAACGAAGGCGGCATCCGCAAGGCCTACGACCTGGCCTACGCCACCGATACCGAATCCGCCTTCGGCGGCATCATCGCCTTCAACCGCGAACTGGATGGCGAAACCGCCAAGGCCATCGTCGAGCGCCAGTTCGTCGAAGTGATCATCGCCCCGAAAATCTCCGCTGCCGCCCGTGAAGTGGTTGCCGCCAAGGCCAACGTCCGCCTGCTGGAATGCGGTGAGTGGTCGGCCGAACGTGCTGCTGGCTGGGACTTCAAGCGCGTCAACGGCGGCCTGCTGGTACAGAGCCGCGACATCGGCATGATCGCCGCCTCCGACCTGAAGATCGTGACCCAGCGCGCCCCGAGCGAGCAGGAGATCCACGACCTGATCTTCGCCTGGAAAGTGGCCAAGTTCGTCAAGTCCAACGCCATCGTCTACGCCAAGAACCGCCAGACCGTCGGTGTCGGCGCCGGCCAGATGAGCCGCGTGAACTCCGCCCGCATCGCTGCCATCAAGGCCGAGCATGCCGGTCTTGAGGTGAAAGGCGCGGTCATGGCTTCCGACGCCTTCTTCCCCTTCCGCGACGGTATCGACAACGCGGCCAAGGCCGGCATCACCGCCGTGATCCAGCCGGGCGGCTCCATGCGCGACAACGAAGTGATCGCCGCCGCCGATGAAGCGGGCATCGCGATGGTGTTCACCGGCATGCGCCACTTCCGCCACTAA